Proteins from a single region of Chloroherpeton thalassium ATCC 35110:
- a CDS encoding response regulator transcription factor: MLQKKVLIIEDDFDIANLVKINLSDIGCDCDIAGDGLSGIEYALSNNYDVIILDMMLPKLDGLEVCQRLRKNHILVPILMLTSRSEEDDKVTSLNAGADDYITKPFSIRELTARVIAHIRRYRPEKEPSFINSKKTFLFDGLCLDTENHKVTLASKEIEITAKEFDLLSLFMKNPGRTYSRTELLDLVWGASYSGYEHTVNSHINRLRMKIEENPAKPKYILTVWGVGYKFNNQLKKSS, encoded by the coding sequence ATGCTACAAAAAAAGGTCTTAATCATCGAGGATGATTTTGACATCGCTAACTTGGTCAAAATCAATCTGAGCGACATTGGCTGCGATTGCGATATTGCTGGCGATGGGCTTTCGGGAATTGAATATGCGCTGTCGAACAATTATGATGTTATCATTTTGGACATGATGTTGCCCAAGCTCGATGGGCTTGAAGTCTGCCAACGCCTGCGAAAAAACCACATCCTGGTTCCCATTTTGATGCTCACCTCACGCTCGGAAGAAGACGACAAAGTCACCAGCCTAAATGCCGGCGCGGACGATTATATCACCAAGCCGTTCAGCATTCGCGAGCTCACCGCCAGAGTTATCGCACATATTCGCAGATATCGACCGGAAAAAGAACCGAGCTTCATCAATTCAAAAAAAACATTTCTGTTCGATGGACTTTGCTTGGACACGGAAAATCACAAGGTCACACTCGCGAGCAAGGAAATTGAAATCACAGCAAAGGAGTTTGATCTGCTAAGCCTTTTCATGAAAAATCCTGGGCGCACTTACTCCAGAACCGAATTGCTCGACCTTGTTTGGGGGGCGAGTTATAGCGGATACGAACACACGGTAAATTCTCACATCAATCGCCTGCGGATGAAAATTGAGGAAAATCCAGCTAAACCAAAGTATATTTTAACGGTTTGGGGAGTCGGTTATAAATTTAACAATCAACTGAAGAAGTCAAGTTAG
- a CDS encoding sensor histidine kinase, with protein MIFKSLQFKLSVLFVAILIMMSAGYIYTATQSTGLYLAETTQKLHQNLAATIADQIDIDRKTNYINEAQVLDIFDNAKRYNPTIGVYLVDLTGKVKVFSSGCSVEEPSVSIKKIETFLKGDQQFPIFGDDPVDPSTPRIFSAHLIKTGDETPLAYLYVTLGCVSAASTEAMIAHSYALRILVVSLVVALLAAMLIGLAMIALLTKDLWRFVTFIQKIQGGDFSKRIHVSSSSELKALANAFNEMAAKIEHTMNLLKENEKLLREFIANISHDLRTPLASIEGYMETIILKKHLLSEKEKQQYFNTILKNTRTLNRLVNQLLDLSKLEARQVKLKPEPFSITELIQDVMLKFNPQATASNISLNAHFPSHTPFVFADLGLIDRVLQNLIGNAFNHTEENGCIDVEIEMLDEYTMYVRVQDTGKGIAPEDLKHIFDRFYQGDKVRSKHKSGAGLGLTIAKKIMELHHSTLDVESTLGVGTTFSFKLPVYVRVAECNKLLQDN; from the coding sequence ATGATTTTTAAAAGCCTTCAGTTTAAGCTTTCCGTTTTATTTGTGGCCATCTTGATTATGATGAGCGCGGGCTACATCTATACCGCCACGCAATCCACGGGCTTGTATTTGGCCGAAACCACGCAAAAGTTGCATCAAAATTTGGCGGCAACCATTGCCGATCAAATCGATATTGATAGAAAAACGAACTACATCAATGAAGCACAAGTTCTCGATATTTTTGACAACGCAAAGCGCTACAATCCAACTATTGGGGTGTACCTTGTTGATTTAACCGGAAAAGTGAAGGTCTTTTCATCCGGCTGCTCGGTTGAAGAACCCAGTGTTTCCATCAAAAAAATTGAGACTTTTCTCAAAGGCGATCAGCAATTTCCCATTTTTGGAGATGATCCTGTCGATCCGAGTACGCCTCGCATTTTCTCAGCTCATTTAATAAAAACCGGTGATGAGACGCCACTTGCTTACCTTTATGTCACACTCGGATGCGTTAGTGCTGCGTCTACAGAAGCGATGATCGCTCATAGCTACGCGTTACGTATTTTGGTAGTGTCACTGGTTGTTGCGTTACTTGCCGCCATGTTGATTGGCCTGGCAATGATTGCGCTGCTGACAAAAGACCTTTGGAGATTCGTTACTTTTATTCAAAAAATACAAGGCGGCGATTTTTCTAAACGCATCCATGTTTCATCCAGCAGCGAGCTTAAAGCCCTTGCAAACGCATTCAATGAAATGGCGGCCAAAATTGAGCATACCATGAACTTGCTCAAAGAAAATGAAAAGTTGCTTCGTGAATTTATCGCTAATATTTCCCATGACTTGCGCACGCCGTTAGCCTCCATTGAGGGCTACATGGAAACCATTATTTTGAAAAAACATCTCCTAAGTGAAAAAGAAAAACAGCAATATTTCAACACAATCTTAAAAAACACACGCACTTTGAATCGCTTAGTCAATCAGTTGCTTGACTTATCAAAACTTGAAGCGCGACAGGTAAAGTTGAAACCCGAACCGTTTTCAATTACGGAGCTCATTCAAGATGTGATGCTGAAATTTAACCCACAGGCAACCGCATCGAACATTTCATTAAACGCGCACTTCCCGAGTCACACACCGTTCGTTTTCGCCGACTTGGGACTTATCGATCGGGTACTGCAAAACCTTATTGGTAATGCGTTCAATCACACAGAAGAAAATGGCTGTATTGATGTAGAAATTGAAATGCTGGACGAGTACACGATGTATGTTCGCGTGCAAGATACAGGCAAAGGTATCGCGCCAGAAGATTTGAAACACATTTTTGACCGTTTTTACCAAGGAGACAAAGTCCGATCGAAGCATAAATCCGGTGCGGGACTCGGCTTAACCATTGCAAAGAAAATCATGGAGTTGCATCACAGTACTCTTGACGTAGAAAGCACGCTTGGCGTAGGAACGACATTTTCATTTAAGCTGCCTGTTTATGTAAGGGTCGCCGAATGCAACAAGCTTCTGCAAGACAACTAA
- a CDS encoding tetrathionate reductase family octaheme c-type cytochrome yields the protein MRKILLALPAGALLAILFFASFLTTEHEESDLSLLKEKYSQKYTPPVKHLEFEILQKPFASPQEVTAACISCHNLRHLEVMKSNHWNWEREEYIQGRGVVYIGKHNVLNNFCIGVRGNEPKCAKCHIGYGSTTDGLAIESAKNVDCLVCHDNTETYVKADEQGGAPEKSLNLNLIAQSVGRPTRANCGICHFYGGGGNNVKHGDLESALFEPTKALDVHMGTDGSNLSCVDCHTTKEHNISGKMYSLSSMNHNRVTCDQCHGETPHDKDILNEHTLKVACQTCHIPIYAKEHATKIYWDWSTAGKLKNGEPYEEEDSLGNHTYLSIKGSFVWQKNLQPEYFWFNGTASHYISGDVISDTSKPVVLNELHGSYRDPASKIIPVKRHRALQPYDPVTKLLIQPKLFSTRKGDGAFWQEFDFQKAAAAGMKALNLPFSGTVSFIHTDMYWPINHMVSSKEESVTCKECHTRKNGRLAALTDFYMPGRDYSKVVDFGGSSLLLLTLLGVLAHGSLRIISAFRNRK from the coding sequence ATGAGAAAAATACTGCTTGCCTTACCAGCCGGCGCGCTTTTGGCTATTTTGTTTTTCGCCTCATTTTTAACGACAGAACATGAAGAGAGCGATTTAAGTCTACTAAAAGAAAAATATTCCCAAAAATACACGCCCCCCGTTAAACACTTGGAATTTGAAATCCTCCAAAAACCCTTTGCTTCGCCGCAAGAAGTTACCGCAGCCTGTATCTCGTGCCACAATCTTCGCCATTTGGAGGTGATGAAGTCGAACCACTGGAATTGGGAACGCGAAGAATATATACAAGGGCGAGGGGTGGTTTATATTGGCAAACACAACGTGCTAAATAATTTTTGCATTGGCGTTCGTGGCAATGAGCCGAAATGCGCGAAATGCCATATCGGCTACGGCAGCACAACAGACGGACTGGCAATAGAAAGTGCGAAAAATGTGGATTGCCTCGTCTGTCACGACAATACAGAAACTTATGTGAAAGCGGATGAGCAAGGTGGCGCGCCAGAGAAATCGTTAAATTTGAACTTGATCGCGCAATCGGTTGGAAGGCCAACCCGCGCAAATTGTGGCATTTGCCACTTTTATGGCGGCGGCGGAAACAACGTGAAGCACGGCGATTTGGAATCAGCATTATTCGAACCGACCAAAGCCCTGGATGTTCACATGGGAACAGACGGCTCGAACCTAAGTTGCGTGGATTGCCATACAACGAAAGAACATAATATTTCGGGGAAAATGTATTCGCTTTCGTCGATGAACCACAACCGCGTGACTTGCGATCAATGCCACGGGGAAACGCCTCACGACAAGGACATTTTAAATGAACACACGCTAAAAGTTGCGTGCCAAACCTGCCATATCCCTATTTACGCGAAAGAGCATGCAACGAAAATCTATTGGGATTGGTCAACCGCCGGGAAGCTTAAAAACGGCGAGCCTTACGAAGAAGAAGATAGTCTGGGAAACCATACCTACCTCTCGATTAAAGGAAGCTTTGTGTGGCAAAAAAATCTTCAGCCGGAGTACTTTTGGTTTAACGGCACCGCATCGCATTACATTTCGGGCGACGTGATTAGCGATACCAGCAAGCCCGTTGTGTTGAATGAATTGCATGGCTCTTACCGTGACCCGGCATCGAAAATTATTCCGGTAAAAAGGCATCGCGCCTTGCAGCCTTACGATCCCGTGACAAAACTTCTGATTCAACCGAAGCTTTTTTCTACCAGAAAAGGAGACGGCGCATTTTGGCAAGAGTTCGACTTTCAAAAGGCCGCCGCCGCCGGCATGAAAGCGCTCAATTTGCCGTTTAGTGGGACCGTTTCTTTTATCCATACAGATATGTATTGGCCAATTAATCACATGGTGAGTTCAAAAGAAGAAAGCGTTACTTGTAAAGAATGCCATACCAGAAAAAATGGCCGACTCGCTGCGCTTACCGACTTTTACATGCCAGGCAGAGATTATTCAAAAGTCGTTGATTTTGGTGGGAGTTCGTTACTTCTGCTAACGCTTCTTGGCGTGCTTGCTCATGGTTCTTTGAGGATCATCAGCGCTTTTCGCAATAGAAAATAG
- a CDS encoding cytochrome b/b6 domain-containing protein codes for MKKEVYVYKSFERFWHWMQAILIFFLAFTGFEIHGSLTFFGFENAVRYHNFASYFFMVLIVFAIFWHFTTGEWRQYLPSFENIKAQMDYYIFGIFKNAPHPTKKSVLSKLNPLQKLIYFGLKILVIPTVVSSGLFYMFYRYPQRHEIDSLNIESLALIAIVHTLGAFLLVAFLIAHVYLITTGATLTANLKAMLTGYEELEDDEALEH; via the coding sequence ATGAAAAAAGAAGTTTATGTGTATAAAAGCTTTGAGCGCTTTTGGCACTGGATGCAAGCGATCTTGATATTTTTCTTAGCTTTTACAGGTTTTGAAATTCACGGATCACTTACTTTTTTTGGATTTGAAAATGCGGTTCGTTACCACAATTTCGCCTCGTATTTCTTTATGGTGCTGATCGTTTTCGCCATATTTTGGCACTTTACCACTGGCGAATGGCGGCAGTATCTCCCCTCTTTTGAGAATATCAAGGCACAAATGGACTATTACATTTTCGGAATTTTCAAAAATGCGCCTCACCCAACAAAAAAAAGCGTTCTCAGCAAACTGAATCCCTTGCAAAAGCTGATTTACTTTGGGCTAAAAATTTTAGTTATCCCAACGGTTGTCAGCTCAGGTCTTTTCTACATGTTTTACCGTTACCCGCAGCGCCATGAAATAGACTCGCTGAATATTGAGTCCTTAGCGCTCATTGCGATTGTGCACACGCTGGGCGCATTTTTGCTTGTCGCCTTTCTGATTGCTCATGTGTATTTAATCACGACTGGCGCAACGCTTACCGCCAATCTAAAAGCGATGCTCACTGGCTACGAAGAGCTTGAAGACGATGAAGCACTGGAGCATTAA
- a CDS encoding YeeE/YedE thiosulfate transporter family protein gives MESTKYMNPYLAGLFLGLLLLATIYITGRGLGASGAIKSLTVATVEAVAPVHAENAPFYKEYNQTHAESPLKNWLVFEVFGMVIGAFLSGLVSNRLTLKLEHGPNTTPKVRIVMALLGGALFGFGAQLGRGCTSGAALSGMAVLSTGGILTMLAIFGGAYVFAYFFRKLWI, from the coding sequence ATGGAAAGCACAAAATATATGAACCCGTATCTTGCCGGGCTTTTTTTAGGGCTGCTACTGCTGGCAACCATCTACATCACCGGACGCGGGCTTGGCGCCAGCGGCGCAATTAAAAGTTTAACAGTGGCAACAGTGGAAGCTGTGGCGCCGGTACACGCTGAGAATGCACCATTTTACAAAGAATACAACCAAACCCATGCGGAAAGTCCGCTCAAAAATTGGCTTGTTTTTGAGGTCTTCGGGATGGTTATCGGCGCATTCCTTTCAGGTTTGGTGTCGAACCGATTGACGCTTAAGCTTGAGCATGGCCCAAACACAACGCCCAAAGTTCGGATTGTGATGGCACTGCTCGGCGGTGCGCTCTTCGGGTTCGGCGCGCAACTTGGCCGAGGCTGCACAAGTGGCGCGGCGCTCAGCGGCATGGCAGTCCTTTCCACCGGCGGCATTCTAACGATGCTCGCGATTTTCGGCGGTGCGTATGTGTTTGCCTATTTTTTCAGAAAACTTTGGATATAA
- a CDS encoding YeeE/YedE thiosulfate transporter family protein, giving the protein MGPLVPDIIGNELNLVVALFIGLLFGAILEQAGFSTSKKLVGLFYGYDFTVLRVFFTAGTVAMVGVIVFDHFGLLDISVIYINPTFLWSALIGGAIMGLGFVIGGFCPGTSICAAAIGKQDAMFFILGSVFGILFFTEGYPLLEDLYKGSF; this is encoded by the coding sequence ATGGGTCCTTTAGTTCCTGATATTATTGGCAATGAATTAAACTTGGTCGTTGCCCTTTTTATCGGCCTTTTGTTTGGGGCAATTTTGGAGCAAGCCGGTTTTTCTACATCAAAAAAGCTTGTTGGCCTTTTCTATGGCTATGACTTTACGGTTTTGCGTGTCTTTTTTACAGCGGGCACGGTTGCCATGGTCGGCGTTATTGTTTTTGATCACTTTGGGCTATTGGATATCAGCGTGATTTACATTAACCCGACGTTTCTTTGGTCGGCACTGATTGGTGGCGCAATTATGGGACTTGGGTTTGTGATTGGCGGATTTTGCCCAGGCACAAGCATTTGCGCAGCCGCTATTGGAAAGCAAGATGCGATGTTTTTCATCTTAGGCTCAGTGTTTGGCATTCTTTTTTTTACCGAAGGATATCCGTTACTTGAAGATCTTTATAAAGGTAGTTTTTAG
- a CDS encoding rhodanese-like domain-containing protein: protein MFETLGVSRGLFALLLAVVALLSFVGVTFIEKKVNKTENRGLDIHFLPVTILTGLAVLVALFATLLPERKTAVLETADMATVAEQESIPKMTADELAYRLMDDDHKLQIFDFRPIAAFKDYSLPKSVSVTPNNLFEKETAKLLSRKGKMKVFLAEDEESAVKLALAAQTLGFKNISVLKGGLREFKQEILDFSPTPEAKNRLNEYTLRFRSKASHVIPILIEQNKNAAPVKKKAKRVLGGC from the coding sequence ATGTTCGAAACGCTTGGCGTTTCTCGCGGACTTTTTGCACTTCTGCTTGCTGTGGTTGCGCTGCTCTCATTTGTAGGCGTTACTTTCATTGAAAAGAAAGTCAATAAAACAGAAAACCGTGGACTTGACATTCATTTTTTACCCGTTACTATTTTAACCGGTCTGGCAGTTCTTGTCGCTCTTTTTGCAACGCTTTTACCGGAACGTAAAACGGCGGTTCTCGAAACGGCTGACATGGCTACCGTTGCTGAACAAGAATCGATTCCTAAAATGACAGCGGACGAACTCGCTTACCGCCTCATGGATGATGACCACAAACTGCAAATTTTCGATTTTAGGCCAATCGCTGCGTTTAAAGACTACAGCCTGCCTAAATCAGTATCGGTCACTCCAAATAATTTGTTTGAAAAAGAAACGGCGAAATTGCTTTCGCGGAAAGGAAAAATGAAGGTGTTTCTTGCCGAAGATGAAGAATCCGCAGTTAAGCTGGCGTTAGCTGCACAAACCTTGGGCTTCAAAAATATCTCCGTGCTAAAAGGAGGCCTGCGCGAGTTCAAGCAAGAGATTCTTGATTTTTCGCCTACACCGGAAGCTAAAAATCGCTTAAATGAATATACCCTACGCTTCCGCTCAAAAGCCAGCCATGTTATCCCGATTTTAATTGAGCAAAATAAAAATGCGGCGCCAGTCAAAAAGAAAGCGAAGCGGGTGTTAGGCGGGTGCTAA
- a CDS encoding Rpn family recombination-promoting nuclease/putative transposase: protein MPRRRLISFDWALKKLLRSKANFEILEGFLSELLKDDIQILEILESESNKEARQDKYNRVDLKVKNQREELIIIEVQYEREYDYLQRILYGTSKVITEHMDESQPYSQVVKVISVNILYFDLGQGDDYVYHGTTVFKGLHGQDVLRLTEEQRELYKRQEVHEIYPEYYLIKVNNFNDVAKDTLDEWIYFLKNEEIKEEFSAKGLKKAKQELDILKLPEKERQAYERYQDDLHYQASMVESSYTIGVKKGIKQGIKQGLQQGLQQGIQQGLQQGIQQGMVEGKKEKALEIAKNLIDVLDVKTIAMKTGLTEVEIEALKKRL, encoded by the coding sequence ATGCCGAGAAGAAGATTAATCAGCTTTGATTGGGCGCTGAAAAAGCTGCTGAGAAGCAAAGCGAATTTTGAGATATTGGAAGGCTTCTTAAGCGAATTGCTAAAAGACGACATTCAAATTCTTGAGATTTTGGAAAGCGAGAGCAATAAAGAAGCGCGTCAGGATAAATATAACCGCGTGGATTTGAAGGTTAAGAATCAGAGAGAAGAATTGATTATCATCGAGGTGCAATATGAACGGGAATATGACTATCTGCAGCGGATATTGTATGGCACATCAAAGGTGATAACGGAGCACATGGATGAAAGTCAGCCATACTCGCAGGTGGTGAAAGTCATCTCAGTGAACATATTGTATTTTGATTTGGGACAAGGGGACGATTATGTCTATCACGGAACGACTGTCTTTAAAGGGTTGCATGGGCAAGATGTGTTAAGGCTCACGGAAGAGCAGCGGGAGCTATACAAGAGGCAAGAAGTGCATGAAATTTACCCAGAGTATTACCTAATAAAGGTGAATAATTTTAATGATGTCGCAAAAGATACCTTAGACGAGTGGATATACTTTTTGAAGAATGAGGAGATAAAAGAGGAGTTCAGCGCAAAAGGTTTGAAGAAAGCCAAGCAGGAGCTGGACATACTGAAGCTGCCGGAAAAGGAGCGGCAAGCGTATGAGCGGTATCAAGACGACTTACACTATCAAGCGAGCATGGTAGAGTCATCATATACCATCGGGGTAAAAAAGGGAATTAAGCAGGGAATTAAGCAAGGCCTTCAGCAAGGCCTTCAGCAGGGAATTCAACAAGGCCTTCAGCAGGGGATTCAGCAAGGAATGGTGGAAGGAAAAAAGGAAAAAGCATTGGAGATCGCAAAAAACTTGATAGATGTGCTGGATGTGAAAACGATAGCTATGAAGACAGGTTTAACAGAGGTGGAAATCGAAGCGTTGAAAAAAAGGCTGTGA
- a CDS encoding alkaline phosphatase D family protein → MSGVKKAIFFVLLLFALQPISASSFAQTSVLQSGPMVCFSEMREVSLWVQTNEQAIVRFEYWEKHKPEEKHSTISAEAIKFYGYTCELIADEVEPGKTYEYTLFINEKPVDRPYPLEFRTPALWQWRGNPPEFTVAVGSCAYINEAQFDRPGKGYGGGYEIFESIHKKRPDLMLWLGDNVYYREPDWNTRTGMIYRYTHTRSLPELQPLLGSTHHYAIWDDHDYGPNNSDRSFWNKDNALEVFKLFWGNPSYGVNGMPGVTTQFQWGDVDFFLLDNRFFRTPDTRKTGDRTLLGKEQFEWLIDALCTSQATFKIIAIGGQVLNSVADFETYATYGDEREHLIDEITKNNISGVIFVSGDRHFAELSKLPRDGNYPLYEVTTSPLTSGPYIGAAREQNKYREKGTIVTERNFATMTFSGSESDRKVTITVFNTKGEKLWSKTIEAAELRNL, encoded by the coding sequence ATGTCGGGAGTAAAAAAAGCGATCTTTTTCGTCCTGCTTCTTTTTGCGTTGCAGCCGATTTCTGCAAGCAGCTTCGCGCAAACAAGTGTGTTGCAGTCAGGGCCGATGGTCTGTTTTTCAGAAATGCGAGAAGTCTCGCTTTGGGTGCAGACCAATGAGCAAGCTATTGTCCGATTTGAATATTGGGAAAAGCACAAGCCGGAAGAAAAGCACTCAACCATCAGTGCGGAAGCCATCAAGTTTTATGGTTACACCTGCGAGTTAATCGCCGATGAAGTTGAGCCGGGAAAAACCTATGAATACACCTTGTTTATTAATGAAAAACCCGTAGATCGCCCGTATCCGCTGGAATTTCGGACGCCAGCTTTATGGCAATGGCGTGGGAATCCACCAGAATTTACGGTGGCGGTTGGCAGTTGCGCCTACATCAACGAGGCGCAATTCGATCGCCCAGGAAAAGGTTACGGCGGCGGTTATGAAATTTTTGAAAGCATTCACAAAAAACGCCCAGATTTGATGTTGTGGCTCGGCGACAATGTCTACTATCGCGAGCCCGATTGGAACACGCGCACCGGAATGATTTACCGCTATACGCACACCCGATCGCTGCCCGAACTGCAGCCTTTGCTTGGTTCAACGCATCACTATGCTATTTGGGATGATCACGATTATGGACCAAACAATTCCGACAGAAGCTTTTGGAATAAAGACAACGCGTTGGAAGTTTTTAAACTCTTTTGGGGAAATCCGTCCTATGGCGTCAATGGCATGCCTGGTGTTACCACGCAATTTCAGTGGGGCGATGTGGATTTTTTCCTTTTGGATAATCGCTTTTTCCGCACGCCCGATACCCGCAAAACAGGCGACCGAACATTGCTCGGGAAAGAGCAGTTTGAGTGGCTTATCGACGCACTTTGTACCAGCCAAGCTACATTTAAAATTATAGCCATTGGCGGGCAAGTTTTAAACTCCGTCGCAGACTTTGAAACGTACGCAACTTATGGCGATGAGCGCGAGCACTTGATTGATGAAATTACCAAGAACAATATTTCCGGCGTGATTTTCGTCTCCGGCGATAGGCATTTTGCGGAGCTTTCCAAGCTGCCACGAGATGGAAATTACCCACTTTATGAAGTAACCACGTCGCCATTAACCTCAGGGCCTTATATTGGTGCGGCGCGTGAACAAAATAAATATCGTGAAAAAGGCACCATTGTAACCGAACGCAATTTTGCAACGATGACTTTTTCGGGTTCAGAAAGCGATCGCAAAGTGACGATAACCGTCTTTAATACCAAAGGCGAAAAGCTTTGGTCAAAAACGATTGAAGCTGCTGAATTGCGCAATTTATAA
- a CDS encoding chloride channel protein, with protein MWRFSNQNKAWKRKALVLLLQFYRKTRNFGIFAPEFIKLTLQKFLISLNLNQDVPFLFVAIAVGWGTGLIAVIFHDLIDFVHFIFFGSLKGSFELTGLGEYWMFLIPILPAAGGLIVGLYNTYIAKSKPGHGLAAVIKAVAQNEGKLPRWDWLHRTFTSVISIGTGGGGGREAPIAQVGAIIGSMVGQILRFSPDRMRTLLGCGAAAGLASVFNAPIGGVMFAIEVILGDFTVKTFSPIVVASVIGTVVSRSFLGNSPTFQSPDYTLVSNIELIFYFILGVLSGFSAVAFIKVFYIIEEKFIELRERHTLPPWAIPAIGGLLTGVIGIWFPGVFGYTYEVIDKAVKGTESWTNLIGVYVFKPITAGLTIGSGGSGGTFAPAMKMGAMLGGMFGSLVHFIFPTFTATSGAYALVGMGAVTAGVMRAPLTVILILFEVTGKYEIVLPIMFAAVTATLIARVSYRHSMETYVLEKEGVRVGYGIALSVAENISILEVLRTNFVQFSEVTRAEKIINIFHNTSDTTYFVTNEAGGFRGVITLDEMRLLLSEGMIAGLIAEDFCNKEVPVLYETSRLDEALKYFEIGDYDALPVVSKKTNKLIGIVKHDTAFAYYRRQLKFYSEDGTSFK; from the coding sequence ATGTGGAGGTTTTCAAATCAAAATAAAGCGTGGAAGCGAAAAGCACTTGTGCTACTACTTCAATTCTATCGCAAAACCCGCAACTTCGGCATATTTGCCCCCGAGTTCATTAAGCTTACCCTTCAAAAATTTCTCATCAGCCTGAATTTAAACCAAGATGTTCCCTTTCTTTTTGTTGCCATTGCGGTGGGATGGGGCACTGGGCTTATTGCGGTCATATTCCATGATTTGATCGATTTTGTCCATTTTATCTTCTTCGGAAGCTTGAAAGGCAGTTTTGAACTAACTGGCTTAGGCGAATATTGGATGTTTTTGATTCCAATTTTGCCAGCGGCTGGCGGGCTGATTGTTGGACTTTATAATACTTATATAGCGAAATCAAAACCAGGGCATGGCCTGGCCGCAGTAATTAAAGCGGTTGCGCAAAACGAAGGCAAGCTGCCTCGCTGGGATTGGCTGCACCGCACCTTTACTTCCGTGATTAGCATTGGAACGGGCGGCGGCGGCGGACGCGAAGCGCCCATTGCACAAGTGGGTGCCATCATCGGCTCTATGGTTGGGCAAATCCTGCGATTTTCTCCCGATAGAATGCGAACGCTTTTAGGATGCGGTGCGGCTGCAGGGTTAGCGTCTGTTTTCAACGCGCCGATCGGCGGAGTGATGTTTGCCATCGAAGTCATTTTAGGCGATTTCACGGTAAAAACGTTCAGCCCAATTGTTGTGGCATCCGTTATCGGAACGGTTGTATCAAGAAGTTTTCTCGGCAACTCCCCGACTTTTCAGTCGCCGGATTACACGCTTGTTTCCAACATCGAGCTCATCTTTTATTTCATTTTAGGCGTTTTATCGGGCTTTTCCGCCGTCGCATTTATCAAAGTATTCTACATCATTGAAGAAAAATTTATCGAGCTACGCGAAAGACACACGCTGCCCCCATGGGCGATTCCTGCTATCGGCGGCTTGCTCACCGGTGTGATTGGCATTTGGTTCCCTGGCGTTTTCGGCTACACGTATGAAGTCATCGACAAAGCCGTTAAAGGCACCGAGTCATGGACGAACTTAATCGGCGTATATGTTTTTAAACCCATCACAGCTGGATTGACCATTGGCTCAGGGGGTTCTGGCGGAACTTTTGCGCCCGCCATGAAAATGGGTGCGATGTTGGGCGGCATGTTTGGTAGCTTGGTACACTTTATTTTTCCAACTTTCACGGCCACTTCCGGCGCGTATGCGCTCGTTGGCATGGGCGCGGTAACAGCTGGTGTGATGCGCGCACCTTTAACCGTTATTCTGATCTTGTTTGAAGTCACGGGAAAATATGAAATTGTGCTTCCGATTATGTTCGCTGCGGTGACGGCCACACTGATTGCGCGTGTCTCTTACCGCCACTCAATGGAAACTTATGTGCTGGAAAAAGAAGGGGTGCGCGTCGGATACGGTATTGCGCTTTCGGTAGCCGAAAACATCAGCATTCTTGAGGTCTTGCGAACCAACTTTGTTCAATTTTCCGAAGTGACTCGCGCCGAAAAAATCATCAATATTTTTCATAACACAAGCGACACCACCTACTTCGTTACGAACGAAGCCGGCGGATTTCGCGGTGTAATTACACTGGATGAAATGCGCTTGCTTTTAAGCGAAGGGATGATTGCCGGCTTAATCGCCGAAGACTTTTGCAATAAAGAAGTGCCGGTGCTGTACGAAACGTCTCGCCTTGACGAAGCCCTGAAGTATTTCGAAATAGGCGACTACGACGCGCTGCCTGTTGTTTCTAAAAAAACCAACAAGCTGATTGGGATTGTCAAGCATGACACCGCGTTTGCGTATTACCGCCGCCAATTAAAATTCTACTCCGAAGACGGAACTTCGTTTAAATAA